The following coding sequences lie in one Lolium perenne isolate Kyuss_39 chromosome 2, Kyuss_2.0, whole genome shotgun sequence genomic window:
- the LOC127335263 gene encoding uncharacterized protein translates to MPEAGNYGHKKNDGICNSVCGEPASKAVLAMSRLKCALRGFDFRVLLALLIGVPMVVLMIYAHGQKVTYFLRPIWESPPEPFKIIPHYYNENVTMENLCKLHGWKVRETPRRVFDAVLFSNELDILELRWNELSPYVSEFVLLESNSTFTGMTKPLHFKENRHRFRFAESRLTYGTIGGRFVKGENPFVEESYQRVALDQLIKIAKIEDDDILIMSDVDEIPSGHTIDLLRWCDDTPQILHLQLRNYLYSFEFFLDDKSWRASIHRYRSGTTRYAHYRQTDVLLADSGWHCSFCFRYISDFVFKMQAYSHVDRIKFKYFLNPERIQDVICRGADLFDMLPEEYTFQEIIAKLGPIPSTYSAVHLPSFLLQNVDRYRYLLPGYCRRESG, encoded by the exons ATGCCGGAGGCAGGCAACTACGGCCACAAGAAGAACGACGGCATCTGCAACAGCGTCTGCGGCGAG CCTGCATCAAAGGCTGTTCTGGCCATGTCGAGGCTCAAGTGTGCGCTCCGGGGGTTCGATTTCAGGGTGCTGCTGGCCCTTTTGATTGGTGTGCCAATGGTAGTCTTGATGATATATGCGCACGGTCAGAAGGTCACATACTTCCTGCGCCCAATCTGGGAATCTCCTCCTGAGCCCTTCAAGATAATCCCTCACTACTACAACGAGAATGTCACCATGGAGAACCTCTGCAAGTTGCATGGGTGGAAAGTCCGGGAGACCCCGCGTCGGGTTTTCGATGCTGTGCTCTTCAGCAATGAGCTTGATATCCTTGAGCTCCGTTGGAATGAGCTCAGCCCCTATGTGTCGGAGTTTGTGCTGCTCGAGTCCAACTCAACTTTCACTGGCATGACGAAGCCCCTCCACTTCAAGGAAAATCGCCATAGGTTTCGGTTCGCTGAATCGCGCCTGACGTATGGTACGATCGGGGGAAGGTTTGTGAAGGGCGAAAATCCATTTGTTGAGGAGTCATATCAGAGGGTTGCCCTGGACCAGCTAATTAAGATTGCCAAGATTGAGGATGATGACATATTGATCATGTCAGATGTTGATGAAATCCCAAGTGGGCACACCATCGATCTCTTGAGATGGTGTGACGACACTCCTCAGATACTTCATCTTCAGCTCAGGAACTATCTGTACTCGTTCGAGTTTTTCCTGGATGACAAGAGTTGGAGGGCATCAATACACAGGTACAGGTCTGGGACGACAAGGTATGCGCATTACCGGCAGACCGATGTGCTCCTTGCTGATTCAGGGTGGCACTGCAGTTTTTGCTTCCGCTACATCAGCGACTTTGTCTTCAAGATGCAAGCGTATAGCCATGTGGATCGAATCAAATTCAAGTACTTCCTGAACCCTGAAAGGATCCAAGATGTGATATGCAGAGGGGCAGATCTTTTCGACATGCTTCCTGAAGAGTATACATTCCAAGAGATCATTGCCAAGTTGGGGCCCATTCCAAGTACATattctgctgtccatcttcctagcTTCCTCCTTCAGAATGTCGACCGGTACCGGTATCTTCTCCCTGGATACTGCAGGAGAGAAAGTGGCTAG